Proteins co-encoded in one Spirosoma endbachense genomic window:
- a CDS encoding alpha/beta fold hydrolase: protein MKTATLLLLSTLITFNTFSQNTSKHATRLYLFVHGAWGGGWEYKQVDSILTAQGAKVYHPTLTGLGERVHLASPQISLRTHITDIVNVIRFENLHNIILVGHSYGGMVISGVADQVPDRIKQLIYVDAFVPNNGESLFRAIGHTGEASTKPHTKDGFVKYFFGPTKPFPPTDVPQPLKTFTEPLTLSNPAVLKIPTWYILMTKNGDRQKAGFASSAQRAQQRGWPILTLEGGHYAMRDQPANLVRVLEKCK, encoded by the coding sequence ATGAAAACAGCTACGCTCTTGCTACTGTCCACACTGATTACGTTTAACACATTTTCGCAAAATACCTCCAAACATGCCACACGCCTGTATTTGTTTGTTCACGGAGCCTGGGGCGGGGGCTGGGAGTATAAACAAGTCGATTCCATCCTCACCGCTCAAGGGGCTAAGGTCTATCATCCTACTCTGACGGGGCTGGGTGAACGGGTACATCTGGCCAGCCCCCAGATCAGCTTACGCACTCATATCACCGACATTGTCAATGTCATCCGTTTTGAGAATCTGCACAATATTATCCTGGTTGGACATAGTTATGGAGGAATGGTTATTTCGGGGGTCGCCGATCAAGTTCCGGACAGGATCAAGCAGCTGATTTATGTAGATGCATTTGTGCCCAACAACGGCGAAAGTTTATTCAGGGCAATCGGGCATACTGGCGAAGCATCAACAAAACCTCACACCAAAGATGGCTTTGTGAAGTACTTCTTTGGCCCAACTAAACCGTTCCCCCCAACCGACGTACCACAACCGTTGAAGACCTTTACGGAGCCACTGACCCTGAGCAATCCTGCCGTCCTGAAAATCCCGACCTGGTATATTTTGATGACCAAAAACGGGGACAGGCAGAAAGCGGGGTTTGCCTCCTCAGCCCAACGAGCCCAACAACGTGGGTGGCCAATTTTGACCTTAGAGGGGGGGCATTATGCCATGCGAGACCAACCCGCCAACCTAGTACGAGTGCTGGAAAAATGTAAGTAA